In Quercus robur chromosome 10, dhQueRobu3.1, whole genome shotgun sequence, a genomic segment contains:
- the LOC126701661 gene encoding uncharacterized protein LOC126701661 isoform X1, which translates to MGTVIDSHFLGLTAIVTVGYQLLFFIVTALLKFDKVTDFAGSTNFVIIAILTLVLKGSWHFRQIVLTLLVAIWGLRLGLFLLMRILQWGEDRRLDEMRASLGKLAVFWIFQAVWVWTVSLPVTVVNSSNRNPSLQAEDIIGWIIWSVGFLVEATADQQKLTFKNSPENRGKWCNVGLWQYSRHPNYFGEIFLWWGIFVASTPVLEGAEWLVILGPIFLTLLLLFISGIPLLEESADKKFGNVTGYGLYKRKTSPLIPLPPAVYGNLPSWFKTTFLFEFPFYSRSLPQEGSNWYRTSRRESSDGMKMR; encoded by the exons ATGGGAACCGTTATCGACTCCCATTTCTTGGGCTTAACTGCTATTGTCACT GTGGGGTATCAGTTGTTGTTCTTTATAGTCACTGCTCTTCTCAAATTCGATAAAGTCACTGACTTTGCTG GAAGCACAAATTTTGTTATCATTGCCATATTGACTCTGGTTCTGAAAGGCTCATGGCATTTCAGACAG ATAGTCTTGACTTTGCTTGTAGCAATATGGGGTCTCCGCCTGGGACTGTTTCTATTAATGAG GATCTTGCAGTGGGGGGAGGATAGGCGTTTAGATGAAATGCGTGCTAGTTTGGGAAAACTGGCAGTTTTCTGGATATTTCAG GCTGTCTGGGTGTGGACAGTTAGTTTGCCTGTTACAGTGGTTAATTCAAGCAACAGAAATCCATCTCTCCAGGCTGAGGACATAATTGGCTGGATTATTTGGTCGGTGGGTTTTCTAGTTGAAGCAACAGCTGATCAGCAAAAACTAACATTCAAAAACTCTCCAGAAAATAGAGGGAAATGGTGCAATGTTGGACTATGGCAATACTCTCGTCATCCAAACTATTTTGGTGAG ATTTTCCTCTGGTGGGGAATTTTTGTGGCTTCCACACCTGTACTTGAAGGTGCTGAGTGGCTTGTAATCCTTGGGCCAATCTTCCTCACATTGTTGCTTCTTTTCATCAGTGGCATACCATTGCTTGAG GAATCGGCAGATAAGAAGTTTGGGAATGTGACTGGATATGGgctttataaaagaaaaactag CCCTCTAATTCCGCTGCCACCAGCAGTATATGGGAATTTGCCCTCATGGTTCAAAACAACTTTCCTTTTCGAATTCCCTTTCTACAGTCGTAGTCTTCCACAGGAAGGGTCAAACTG GTATAGAACAAGCAGGAGAGAAAGTAGCGATGGAATGAAGATGCGCTAG
- the LOC126701661 gene encoding uncharacterized protein LOC126701661 isoform X2: MGTVIDSHFLGLTAIVTVGYQLLFFIVTALLKFDKVTDFAGSTNFVIIAILTLVLKGSWHFRQIVLTLLVAIWGLRLGLFLLMRILQWGEDRRLDEMRASLGKLAVFWIFQAVWVWTVSLPVTVVNSSNRNPSLQAEDIIGWIIWSVGFLVEATADQQKLTFKNSPENRGKWCNVGLWQYSRHPNYFGEIFLWWGIFVASTPVLEGAEWLVILGPIFLTLLLLFISGIPLLEESADKKFGNVTGYGLYKRKTSPLIPLPPAVYGNLPSWFKTTFLFEFPFYSRSLPQEGSN; encoded by the exons ATGGGAACCGTTATCGACTCCCATTTCTTGGGCTTAACTGCTATTGTCACT GTGGGGTATCAGTTGTTGTTCTTTATAGTCACTGCTCTTCTCAAATTCGATAAAGTCACTGACTTTGCTG GAAGCACAAATTTTGTTATCATTGCCATATTGACTCTGGTTCTGAAAGGCTCATGGCATTTCAGACAG ATAGTCTTGACTTTGCTTGTAGCAATATGGGGTCTCCGCCTGGGACTGTTTCTATTAATGAG GATCTTGCAGTGGGGGGAGGATAGGCGTTTAGATGAAATGCGTGCTAGTTTGGGAAAACTGGCAGTTTTCTGGATATTTCAG GCTGTCTGGGTGTGGACAGTTAGTTTGCCTGTTACAGTGGTTAATTCAAGCAACAGAAATCCATCTCTCCAGGCTGAGGACATAATTGGCTGGATTATTTGGTCGGTGGGTTTTCTAGTTGAAGCAACAGCTGATCAGCAAAAACTAACATTCAAAAACTCTCCAGAAAATAGAGGGAAATGGTGCAATGTTGGACTATGGCAATACTCTCGTCATCCAAACTATTTTGGTGAG ATTTTCCTCTGGTGGGGAATTTTTGTGGCTTCCACACCTGTACTTGAAGGTGCTGAGTGGCTTGTAATCCTTGGGCCAATCTTCCTCACATTGTTGCTTCTTTTCATCAGTGGCATACCATTGCTTGAG GAATCGGCAGATAAGAAGTTTGGGAATGTGACTGGATATGGgctttataaaagaaaaactag CCCTCTAATTCCGCTGCCACCAGCAGTATATGGGAATTTGCCCTCATGGTTCAAAACAACTTTCCTTTTCGAATTCCCTTTCTACAGTCGTAGTCTTCCACAGGAAGGGTCAAACTG A
- the LOC126701639 gene encoding peptidyl-prolyl cis-trans isomerase FKBP17-2, chloroplastic, whose amino-acid sequence MASIFGSPPFMSHPLTKTQFSSSSSQSPPPTPPSPSTPPSQPQSPAPSQQLSTSSSNQQAPVSVNVQQEFKPTKPKPATADSTDWIASTLTRRFGLGAGLAWAAFLAVGVISEQIKTRIEVSQQEANTRNVEKEEEVVLPNGIRYYELRVGGGASPRPGDLVVIDLKGKIEGNGEVFVDTFGGEKKPLALVMGSRPYSRGMCEGIEYVLRSMKAGGKRRVIIPPTLGFGEKGTDLGPGVQIPPFATLEYIVEVEKVSIAPA is encoded by the exons ATGGCTTCCATCTTTGGCTCACCACCATTTATGTCCCACCCACTTacaaaaactcagttttcttcatcatcatcacaaTCACCTCCACCTACTCCTCCATCTCCATCAACTCCACCTTCACAACCTCAATCTCCAGCACCATCTCAACAGCTAAGTACATCTTCATCCAACCAACAAGCACCAGTCTCAGTTAACGTCCAACAAGAATTCAAGCCTACAAAGCCTAAGCCTGCCACTGCTGACAGCACAGACTGGATAGCTTCCACATTGACCAGGCGGTTTGGCCTTGGTGCAGGCCTTGCATGGGCTGCCTTTCTAGCTGTTGGTGTAATCTCTGAACAGATTAAGACCCGAATTGAAGTCTCTCAACAAGAAGCAAATACTAG AAATGTTGAAAAGGAAGAGGAGGTGGTCTTGCCAAATGGCATAAG GTATTATGAGTTGAGAGTTGGCGGTGGAGCTTCTCCAAGGCCAGGGGACCTGGTTGTAATCGATCTCAAGGGAAAAATAGAAGGCAATGGGGAAGTGTTTGTGGATACATTTGGTGGTGAGAAGAAGCCATTGGCTCTGGTAATGGGGTCTAGGCCATATAGTAGGGGAATGTGTGAAGGGATAGAATATGTGTTAAGATCTATGAAGGCTGGGGGTAAAAGAAGAGTGATAATTCCTCCTACTTTGGGGTTTGGGGAGAAGGGAACAGATTTAGGTCCTGGTGTGCAAATTCCCCCCTTTGCAACTCTTGAGTATATTGTTGAGGTTGAAAAAGTGTCCATTGCACCCGCCTGA
- the LOC126701637 gene encoding probable serine/threonine-protein kinase SIS8 isoform X3 has protein sequence MTESATERMPSLVDLQRTSVSDGVTWEAILVNRVADANLLKLEQKALEMAVKSRSNSLVILGSDLVRKLAILVADSMGGPVGNPENMLRAWRSLSYNLKATLGSMVLPLGSLKVGLARHRALLFKVLADSVGFPCRLVKGQQYTGSDDVAMNFVKIDDGREYIVDLMADPGTLIPSDAAGSHIDYDESFYSASPLSRDIDSSHMASSSSGVGSSFEEHSDFGIFEKRTRVSNLAALGKESEDRSDFTSSANINRPTKIEEEQKVSSEDFRNPSSVEKVPVREAPGRPNYPYMHARSPSWTEGVSSPAVRRMKVKDVSQYMINAAKENPQLAQKLHDVLLESGVVAPRNLFTEIYSEQLDVLTAEAKSPTEDREEDKQGFGTQEIKAQDDPGPACFLPPLPPQRVHSKASNSSGQPENFKPVEFFGSNFPLDTAEVTGQLISSQSEVTPVKYTKNVPVAAAAAAAAAVVASSMVVAAAKSSTDSNLELPVAAAATATAAAVVATTAAVSKQYEQGARSDGDADGSSSGTRGSGDRQHDASGANSEGEIISDRSGGNDSTKSDGALDEVAECEIPWEEITLGERIGLGSYGEVYHGDWHGTEVAVKRFLDQAISGDSLEEFRSEVRIMKRLRHPNVVLFMGAVTRTPNLSIITEFLPRGSLYRLLHRPNNQLDERRRLRMALDAARGMNYLHNCSPMIVHRDLKSPNLLVDKNWVVKVCDFGLSRMKHSTFLSSRSTAGTAEWMAPEVLRNEPSNEKSDVYSFGVILWELSTMQQPWGGMNPMQVVGAVGFQHRRLDIPDDMDPSIADIIRKCWQTDPKLRPSFTEIMAALKPLQKPITSSQVPRQTALVGSARERPQPSQVAEDPAG, from the exons ATGACGGAATCAGCCACAGAAAGAATGCCATCCCTTGTTGATCTGCAAAGAACATCAGTGTCAGACGGTGTCACCTGGGAAGCCATTTTGGTCAATAGGGTTGCTGATGCTAATTTGTTGAAACTTGAACAGAAGGCTCTAGAGATGGCTGTCAAATCAAGGTCCAATTCTCTAGTTATTCTAGGTAGTGATTTGGTGCGAAAGCTTGCTATTTTAGTTGCTGACTCTATGGGTGGACCAGTTGGGAATCCTGAGAACATGTTGAGAGCATGGCGAAGTCTCAGTTACAATTTAAAAGCAACCCTTGGTAGCATGGTTTTGCCGCTTGGTTCTCTGAAAGTTGGATTGGCTCGTCACCGAGCGTTGTTGTTTAAG GTTCTGGCTGATAGTGTGGGTTTCCCATGCCGATTGGTGAAAGGGCAGCAATACACGGGTTCTGACGATGTGGCAATGAACTTTGTAAAGATTGATGATGGAAG GGAGTATATTGTTGATCTAATGGCAGATCCTGGTACACTTATTCCATCTGATGCAGCTGGGTCGCATATAGACTATGACGAATCTTTCTATTCAGCCAGTCCTTTGTCTAGAGATATTGATTCCTCTCATATGGCCTCTTCAAGCAGTGGGGTTGGGAGTTCATTTGAAGAACATTCAGACTTTGGGATATTTGAGAAGAGGACTAGGGTCAGTAATTTAGCTGCTTTAGGAAAAGAATCTGAGGATAGAAGCGATTTCACTTCTTCTGCAAATATAAACAGGCCAACTAAAATTGAGGAAGAGCAGAAGGTTTCCTCAGAAGATTTTAGAAATCCCTCCAGTGTAGAGAAGGTGCCGGTGCGGGAGGCTCCTGGCCGGCCTAATTATCCTTACATGCATGCAAGATCTCCTTCTTGGACTGAAGGTGTTAGCTCCCCTGCTGTACGTAGAATGAAAGTGAAAGATGTTTCACAGTACATGATTAATGCTGCCAAAGAGAATCCACAATTAGCTCAGAAACTTCATGATGTGCTACTGGAGAGTGGTGTTGTTGCTCCACGAAACTTGTTTACTGAAATTTATTCTGAGCAGTTAGACGTGTTGACAGCTGAGGCCAAGTCCCCGACTGAAGATAGGGAAGAAGATAAGcagggatttggaactcaagaaATCAAAGCTCAAGACGATCCTGGTCCTGCTTGCTTTTTGCCTCCTCTACCTCCTCAGAGAGTGCACTCTAAAGCAAGTAATTCTTCTGGTCAACCAGAGAATTTTAAACCGGTGGAATTTTTTGGGAGTAACTTTCCGCTTGATACAGCAGAAGTAACTGGACAGCTGATCTCATCACAATCTGAAGTGACTCCtgtaaaatatacaaaaaacGTACCTGTAGCTGCTGCTGCAGCAGCGGCAGCTGCTGTTGTAGCATCTTCAATGGTAGTTGCTGCTGCAAAGTCAAGCACTGACTCCAATCTTGAACTTCCTGTAGCAGCTGCTGCCACTGCTACTGCTGCAGCTGTGGTAGCAACAACTGCAGCTGTTAGTAAGCAATACGAGCAGGGTGCAAGAAGTGATGGAGATGCAGATGGTTCTAGTTCTGGGACACGTGGTAGTGGTGACCGGCAGCATGATGCTTCTGGAGCCAATTCAGAGGGTGAGATAATATCAGATAGATCGGGAGGTAATGATAGTACAAAATCTGACGGTGCACTTGATGAAGTTGCAGAATGTGAGATTCCATGGGAGGAAATCACCTTGGGTGAACGTATTGGACTTG GATCATATGGGGAGGTTTATCATGGAGACTGGCATGGAACT GAAGTGGCTGTGAAGAGATTTCTAGACCAAGCTATTTCTGGTGACTCACTTGAAGAGTTCAGAAGTGAG GTTCGGATAATGAAAAGACTCAGGCATCCTAATGTTGTTCTATTCATGGGAGCTGTAACACGTACCCCAAATCTTTCAATCATCACTGAATTTCTTCCCAG AGGTAGTTTGTATAGGTTGCTTCATCGGCCTAACAATCAATTAGATGAAAGAAGGCGCTTGAGGATGGCCCTTGATGCT GCTCGGGGAATGAACTATCTTCACAACTGCTCTCCCATGATAGTGCACCGAGATTTGAAGTCCCCAAATCTTCTTGTTGATAAAAATTGGGTTGTGAAG GTGTGCGATTTTGGGTTATCACGAATGAAACATAGCACATTTCTCTCTTCAAGGTCAACTGCAGGGACA GCTGAGTGGATGGCCCCAGAAGTGCTAAGAAATGAACCTTCAAATGAAAA GAGTGACGTTTATAGCTTTGGGGTCATACTATGGGAACTCTCAACGATGCAACAACCGTGGGGGGGAATGAACCCAATGCAAGTTGTTGGTGCAGTTGGATTTCAACATCGGCGTCTTGACATTCCAGATGATATGGATCCTTCCATTGCAGATATTATTCGGAAATGCTGGCAGAC AGATCCAAAATTGAGACCATCATTTACTGAGATCATGGCCGCTCTGAAGCCGTTGCAGAAGCCCATAACCAGTTCTCAAGTTCCTAGACAAACTGCATTAGTTGGTAGCGCCCGCGAAAGGCCTCAACCGTCACAAGTTGCAGAAGATCCAGCCGGCTAG
- the LOC126701637 gene encoding probable serine/threonine-protein kinase SIS8 isoform X2, with translation MEPSDSASTGGLDVPLDAVRRDSGSSNSRDPDIEEEYQIQLALELSAKEDPEAVQIEAVKQISLGSCALDNTPAEVVAYRYWNYNSLSYDDKILDGFYDLYGVMTESATERMPSLVDLQRTSVSDGVTWEAILVNRVADANLLKLEQKALEMAVKSRSNSLVILGSDLVRKLAILVADSMGGPVGNPENMLRAWRSLSYNLKATLGSMVLPLGSLKVGLARHRALLFKVLADSVGFPCRLVKGQQYTGSDDVAMNFVKIDDGREYIVDLMADPGTLIPSDAAGSHIDYDESFYSASPLSRDIDSSHMASSSSGVGSSFEEHSDFGIFEKRTRVSNLAALGKESEDRSDFTSSANINRPTKIEEEQKVSSEDFRNPSSVEKVPVREAPGRPNYPYMHARSPSWTEGVSSPAVRRMKVKDVSQYMINAAKENPQLAQKLHDVLLESGVVAPRNLFTEIYSEQLDVLTAEAKSPTEDREEDKQGFGTQEIKAQDDPGPACFLPPLPPQRVHSKASNSSGQPENFKPVEFFGSNFPLDTAEVTGQLISSQSEVTPVKYTKNVPVAAAAAAAAAVVASSMVVAAAKSSTDSNLELPVAAAATATAAAVVATTAAVSKQYEQGARSDGDADGSSSGTRGSGDRQHDASGANSEGEIISDRSGGNDSTKSDGALDEVAECEIPWEEITLGERIGLGSYGEVYHGDWHGTEVAVKRFLDQAISGDSLEEFRSEVRIMKRLRHPNVVLFMGAVTRTPNLSIITEFLPRGSLYRLLHRPNNQLDERRRLRMALDAARGMNYLHNCSPMIVHRDLKSPNLLVDKNWVVKVCDFGLSRMKHSTFLSSRSTAGTAEWMAPEVLRNEPSNEKSDVYSFGVILWELSTMQQPWGGMNPMQVVGAVGFQHRRLDIPDDMDPSIADIIRKCWQTDPKLRPSFTEIMAALKPLQKPITSSQVPRQTALVGSARERPQPSQVAEDPAG, from the exons AATTACAATTCTCTTAGCTATGATGACAAGATCTTGGATGGTTTCTATGACCTGTACGGAGTTATGACGGAATCAGCCACAGAAAGAATGCCATCCCTTGTTGATCTGCAAAGAACATCAGTGTCAGACGGTGTCACCTGGGAAGCCATTTTGGTCAATAGGGTTGCTGATGCTAATTTGTTGAAACTTGAACAGAAGGCTCTAGAGATGGCTGTCAAATCAAGGTCCAATTCTCTAGTTATTCTAGGTAGTGATTTGGTGCGAAAGCTTGCTATTTTAGTTGCTGACTCTATGGGTGGACCAGTTGGGAATCCTGAGAACATGTTGAGAGCATGGCGAAGTCTCAGTTACAATTTAAAAGCAACCCTTGGTAGCATGGTTTTGCCGCTTGGTTCTCTGAAAGTTGGATTGGCTCGTCACCGAGCGTTGTTGTTTAAG GTTCTGGCTGATAGTGTGGGTTTCCCATGCCGATTGGTGAAAGGGCAGCAATACACGGGTTCTGACGATGTGGCAATGAACTTTGTAAAGATTGATGATGGAAG GGAGTATATTGTTGATCTAATGGCAGATCCTGGTACACTTATTCCATCTGATGCAGCTGGGTCGCATATAGACTATGACGAATCTTTCTATTCAGCCAGTCCTTTGTCTAGAGATATTGATTCCTCTCATATGGCCTCTTCAAGCAGTGGGGTTGGGAGTTCATTTGAAGAACATTCAGACTTTGGGATATTTGAGAAGAGGACTAGGGTCAGTAATTTAGCTGCTTTAGGAAAAGAATCTGAGGATAGAAGCGATTTCACTTCTTCTGCAAATATAAACAGGCCAACTAAAATTGAGGAAGAGCAGAAGGTTTCCTCAGAAGATTTTAGAAATCCCTCCAGTGTAGAGAAGGTGCCGGTGCGGGAGGCTCCTGGCCGGCCTAATTATCCTTACATGCATGCAAGATCTCCTTCTTGGACTGAAGGTGTTAGCTCCCCTGCTGTACGTAGAATGAAAGTGAAAGATGTTTCACAGTACATGATTAATGCTGCCAAAGAGAATCCACAATTAGCTCAGAAACTTCATGATGTGCTACTGGAGAGTGGTGTTGTTGCTCCACGAAACTTGTTTACTGAAATTTATTCTGAGCAGTTAGACGTGTTGACAGCTGAGGCCAAGTCCCCGACTGAAGATAGGGAAGAAGATAAGcagggatttggaactcaagaaATCAAAGCTCAAGACGATCCTGGTCCTGCTTGCTTTTTGCCTCCTCTACCTCCTCAGAGAGTGCACTCTAAAGCAAGTAATTCTTCTGGTCAACCAGAGAATTTTAAACCGGTGGAATTTTTTGGGAGTAACTTTCCGCTTGATACAGCAGAAGTAACTGGACAGCTGATCTCATCACAATCTGAAGTGACTCCtgtaaaatatacaaaaaacGTACCTGTAGCTGCTGCTGCAGCAGCGGCAGCTGCTGTTGTAGCATCTTCAATGGTAGTTGCTGCTGCAAAGTCAAGCACTGACTCCAATCTTGAACTTCCTGTAGCAGCTGCTGCCACTGCTACTGCTGCAGCTGTGGTAGCAACAACTGCAGCTGTTAGTAAGCAATACGAGCAGGGTGCAAGAAGTGATGGAGATGCAGATGGTTCTAGTTCTGGGACACGTGGTAGTGGTGACCGGCAGCATGATGCTTCTGGAGCCAATTCAGAGGGTGAGATAATATCAGATAGATCGGGAGGTAATGATAGTACAAAATCTGACGGTGCACTTGATGAAGTTGCAGAATGTGAGATTCCATGGGAGGAAATCACCTTGGGTGAACGTATTGGACTTG GATCATATGGGGAGGTTTATCATGGAGACTGGCATGGAACT GAAGTGGCTGTGAAGAGATTTCTAGACCAAGCTATTTCTGGTGACTCACTTGAAGAGTTCAGAAGTGAG GTTCGGATAATGAAAAGACTCAGGCATCCTAATGTTGTTCTATTCATGGGAGCTGTAACACGTACCCCAAATCTTTCAATCATCACTGAATTTCTTCCCAG AGGTAGTTTGTATAGGTTGCTTCATCGGCCTAACAATCAATTAGATGAAAGAAGGCGCTTGAGGATGGCCCTTGATGCT GCTCGGGGAATGAACTATCTTCACAACTGCTCTCCCATGATAGTGCACCGAGATTTGAAGTCCCCAAATCTTCTTGTTGATAAAAATTGGGTTGTGAAG GTGTGCGATTTTGGGTTATCACGAATGAAACATAGCACATTTCTCTCTTCAAGGTCAACTGCAGGGACA GCTGAGTGGATGGCCCCAGAAGTGCTAAGAAATGAACCTTCAAATGAAAA GAGTGACGTTTATAGCTTTGGGGTCATACTATGGGAACTCTCAACGATGCAACAACCGTGGGGGGGAATGAACCCAATGCAAGTTGTTGGTGCAGTTGGATTTCAACATCGGCGTCTTGACATTCCAGATGATATGGATCCTTCCATTGCAGATATTATTCGGAAATGCTGGCAGAC AGATCCAAAATTGAGACCATCATTTACTGAGATCATGGCCGCTCTGAAGCCGTTGCAGAAGCCCATAACCAGTTCTCAAGTTCCTAGACAAACTGCATTAGTTGGTAGCGCCCGCGAAAGGCCTCAACCGTCACAAGTTGCAGAAGATCCAGCCGGCTAG